GCCGTCGTCGGCGACATCGCGCGGCGCCCAGCGCGGCTTCGGTGATCCCGATCCGGAAGCGCCGTCCAACCGTCGCTACGTCGAGGGCCAGCAGCTCCACCTGCAACGGTGCCGGCCGCGCGACCATGCCACCTTCGTGATCGACAACACGGTCCCGGACGCGCCGCGGATCGTCCGCCGACGCCGGACGACGCCCTGATCCCCCGGGCTCGTCCGTACCCTCCATCGCGTGAACGGATCCGCCGCATCTTCCGCTGACGGCTGGTCGGCAGCCGAGCGGCTGGCCGCCGCCATCGAGCGTGACGGCCCCTACTGCGTGTGGTGCTCGCGCGAGTTCACGGGGCTGGTGCGGGCGACGCGTGAACACCTGGTCCCACGGGTCAAGGGTGGACCGAGCGTCCTGGAGAACGAACTGGCGGCCTGCTCACGCTGCAACCGAGAGCGCGGCCATCGTTCGCCGGTGCAGTGGCTCGACGAGGTGGCCGCGCGCGGCCGCGAGCCACGGCCGGACGTCCTGGCGGCAGGGCTCCGCCGACTGCAGCGACGCATCGACGAGCGCGGAGGCCACCGTCGTATCCGCGACTACCTCCGCACCGAGTTGCGCAAGCTGGAGCGCCGGGGGTCGGCG
The sequence above is a segment of the Egicoccus sp. AB-alg2 genome. Coding sequences within it:
- a CDS encoding HNH endonuclease, with the protein product MNGSAASSADGWSAAERLAAAIERDGPYCVWCSREFTGLVRATREHLVPRVKGGPSVLENELAACSRCNRERGHRSPVQWLDEVAARGREPRPDVLAAGLRRLQRRIDERGGHRRIRDYLRTELRKLERRGSAAHG